From the genome of Thermogutta terrifontis, one region includes:
- the ruvB gene encoding Holliday junction branch migration DNA helicase RuvB has product MAREPVLRPTKIRDDEDRLLRPQRMEEMVGQRAVYERLKIAIDAALKRNEPLGHILFDGPPGLGKTTFALCIPRHLGVSVQIASGATLKAPKDLIPYLTNAEERSVLFIDEIHRMQKAVEEFLYPAMEDFRIDITLGEGVNARTLNIRLKPFTLIGATTRSGLLSAPLRDRFHMREHLDFYTVEELAEIVRRNARKLNVPIEDDAAEEIARRSRGTPRIANNRLRWVRDYATSKARGRITRSVAEDALEMQGVDSLGLDPQDRKYLETIARVFNGGPVGVEAVAHTLNLSPDTLVDEVEPFLLRCELLIRTPRGRKITPKAYEHLGLTGLRTPQPEQGFLF; this is encoded by the coding sequence ATGGCACGCGAACCGGTCCTTAGACCGACAAAGATCCGCGACGATGAGGATCGCCTTCTCCGTCCCCAGCGAATGGAGGAGATGGTCGGCCAGCGCGCTGTCTATGAACGCCTCAAGATCGCCATCGACGCGGCGCTTAAACGCAATGAGCCGCTCGGGCACATCCTTTTTGACGGACCACCGGGACTGGGCAAAACTACCTTTGCGCTGTGTATTCCCCGACACCTCGGGGTCAGCGTCCAAATCGCCAGCGGGGCCACGTTGAAAGCTCCCAAGGACCTGATCCCTTACCTCACCAATGCGGAGGAACGCTCGGTTCTCTTCATCGACGAAATCCACCGGATGCAGAAAGCGGTGGAGGAATTCCTTTATCCCGCCATGGAGGATTTCCGGATTGACATCACGCTGGGAGAAGGCGTGAATGCTCGCACGCTCAACATTCGACTCAAACCATTCACGCTGATCGGTGCCACCACGCGTTCCGGTTTGCTTTCCGCCCCGCTTCGGGACCGCTTTCACATGCGGGAACACTTGGATTTTTACACCGTCGAAGAGCTTGCCGAGATCGTTCGCCGCAACGCCCGCAAGCTGAATGTGCCCATCGAAGATGACGCGGCGGAAGAGATCGCACGCCGCAGCCGCGGAACACCGCGGATCGCCAACAACCGCCTTCGCTGGGTGAGGGACTATGCCACCAGCAAGGCCCGGGGCCGAATCACACGAAGCGTTGCCGAGGACGCCCTGGAGATGCAGGGAGTTGATTCCCTCGGGTTGGATCCCCAGGACCGCAAATACCTGGAGACGATAGCGAGAGTGTTCAACGGCGGCCCTGTGGGCGTGGAAGCCGTCGCCCACACCCTTAACCTGTCACCCGATACCCTTGTGGACGAGGTCGAACCCTTTCTTCTGCGTTGCGAGCTGTTGATTCGAACGCCGCGGGGCAGAAAGATCACCCCCAAGGCGTATGAGCACCTGGGCCTGACAGGGTTGCGTACTCCTCAGCCAGAACAGGGGTTTTTATTCTGA